The stretch of DNA CACCTTTAGTCTTACTTCGATTTTGCTCAAAACGTACTTTATAATTGTTTAAGAGCATAATTGCATTTTTCACATAAAGGCACCCCTGCTCCTTGATATCTCCAGGGCTCTGAATAAAGGAGAGCGAGGAAAATCCAGAAAAACGCGCCTGACCATCTTTACAAGAGAGTACAGCCCCTTCCTGAGTAGTTGCTGAGGTAATATTATTAACATATAGCCCGTGCTGATTTCCTAAAAACGTCACACTCCCAGAGGCTACATTGAAGCAGGCCTTGTTTAACAAAGAATTATCTACGTTAGATATCAAGACATCCCCTGCAAGGCTGTATACATCACCAGGTTGAACATCATAGGTCTTACTATTTCCATTAACACTATCTTCAGACTTTAAAGAAATCGTAGCAGCACTCAAGGAAGTATGGAATACTGACAGCAATGTGATAGAAAACGTTAGAGGAAATCCGCATTGCGAAAATCGCATTTTAGCACCTAAATCAAAATAAGCATCTGATTAACCAATACGTCAACAAGAATAAGAAAGCAAGCCGAGTACAATAATTTATTGTCACCTGAAAATAATAATTATCTGGTCTGGATACACATTTTTGCGAAATTTTATTCAGGTCAATCCCTAAATTGAAGAGATGAAGGGAAGTAGAAAACGTCTCTTTTGCTTGTCTTCTTTGTTTTTGAACCGTAGGAATTTTTATTTAGAGAAAAAAAGCACCTTAAAGAGTTCACTAAGATGCTTTTTTTCATTGATTTAGACACTGAGGCTTCTATAGGAAATCCTAACTCTTATCTAATTCTAAAAGTAGAAGTTCATTCACACGCTTGGGCGGGGCTTTTCCTGCTGTACGCTTCATAATCTGCCCAATTAAAAATCCTAGCGCCTTGGTCTTGCCATTCTTATAGTCTACGATAGACTCAGGATTTTCAACAATCACCTCAGCGATAATTGCCTGTAACGCCGCCTCATCTGCCATAGGAAGAAGATCTGGCTTTTCTTTTAAAATCTCATCAGGATTTTTCCCTGGAGATTCTATCATAATATCAGCAATTTCTTTAGCAATTTTCCCTGTAATAATACCTTGGTCTATAGCGTTCACCAACTGAGCTACTCCCTCAGGAAAAATTCCTGAAGACGGCAACTTCAATCCCAATGTTTTGCAGCGACCTCCAAATTCGACAGTCACCCAGTTAGATAAAGACCTAAAGTTTTTACAATCTTTACAAGCAGCTTCAAAAAATGCCGCTGTATATTTATCACTGATAAGAATACTTGCGATATCTTCAGAAAGACCGTACTCCTCAATGTAGCGATGGTACTTGTCATAGGGAAGTTCAGGCAAAGTCTTGCGAATCTCTTCAATATAAGATTCTGTCAACTGTAGCGTCGGTAAATCAGGCTCTGGAAAATACTTATAATCTTCAGCACTTTCTTTCAGACGCATCAAAACGGTTCTTTTGTTTTCGGGATCCCAGCGGTATGTAGCTGCGGGAATCACGAGCTTGGGATTCTTATTTGGATGAGCAAGATACTCATCGACCTGACGTCGTTTTTCCACTTCTAAAGCTTGTGCCATAAAAGCAAAGGAGTTCATATTCTTGATTTCCACCTTATTGCGAAGTTCTTGGGATCCCTTAGGGCGGACAGAAACATTCACATCAAAACGGATCGAGCCTTCTTCCATATTGCAATCAGAAATCCCGATATAGTCTAACAAGGAAACTAAAGAATTCGCGTAAGCAACAGCATCTTCAGCACAAAACATACAGGGCTTTGAAACAATTTCAATCAAAGGAACTCCCGCTCGATTATAGTCTACACCAGCAAATTCTCCGAAATGTTTGAGCATTCCAGCATCATCTTCTATATGAGCTTGCGCCAATTCAAAGTAACGCTCTTCCTGTTGAATAACAGCCTTAACACGGCCTCCTCGGATAATGGGGTATTCAAATTGCGTGATTTGGAAGTTTCTAGGACTGTCGGGATAGAAGTAAGACTTTCTATCAAAACGGCTAAATAAAGAAATTTCACCTTCGACAGCGCAACCAAAAAGCACAGCTTTGCGAACGGCAGCCTTGTTTAATACAGGCAAAGATCCTGGTAAGCCTGTACATACAGTAGATACATTGGTGTTTGGTTCATCTCCAAAGCGATTTAAAGCAGAGCTAAATAACTTCGATGCTGTATTCAATTCTACGTGAACTTCAAGTCCTATGACTGATTCCCAATCTGCATAAACAACACTCATTATCTACCTCCTAGAGCCGCACTTTTGGCATATCTTTCAGAAAACAATTGCTTAGTCTGAGCATGTTCTTGAAAACTATAACCCACTTGGCAAACATGTTGGTCTTGGCCTTGTTGTCCGATCAGCTGCAAGCCTAAAGGCAAGCCCTCTTTCGAAAAGCCAGAAGGTACGGCAATCGCGGGAAGATATGCTAAATTCATAGCTACGGTATAGATATCCTGTAGATATAAAGCGGTAGGATCTACGATCCCTCCTATTTTAAACGCAGGGGTAGAACAGACAGGCATTGCTAAAATTTCACACTTTTCAAATGCCAT from Candidatus Chlamydia corallus encodes:
- the gatB gene encoding Asp-tRNA(Asn)/Glu-tRNA(Gln) amidotransferase subunit GatB — translated: MSVVYADWESVIGLEVHVELNTASKLFSSALNRFGDEPNTNVSTVCTGLPGSLPVLNKAAVRKAVLFGCAVEGEISLFSRFDRKSYFYPDSPRNFQITQFEYPIIRGGRVKAVIQQEERYFELAQAHIEDDAGMLKHFGEFAGVDYNRAGVPLIEIVSKPCMFCAEDAVAYANSLVSLLDYIGISDCNMEEGSIRFDVNVSVRPKGSQELRNKVEIKNMNSFAFMAQALEVEKRRQVDEYLAHPNKNPKLVIPAATYRWDPENKRTVLMRLKESAEDYKYFPEPDLPTLQLTESYIEEIRKTLPELPYDKYHRYIEEYGLSEDIASILISDKYTAAFFEAACKDCKNFRSLSNWVTVEFGGRCKTLGLKLPSSGIFPEGVAQLVNAIDQGIITGKIAKEIADIMIESPGKNPDEILKEKPDLLPMADEAALQAIIAEVIVENPESIVDYKNGKTKALGFLIGQIMKRTAGKAPPKRVNELLLLELDKS